Within Pelagicoccus enzymogenes, the genomic segment TCAGACGAAGAACGGCGTCGTCAAAGGGGTCACTGGCAAAAGAGCCGTGCACCTCATGGATGCCAAGGATCGCGAGAAGGTGCCGCAAATCCACGAGATGTGGATCGATATTGCCGCCAAGGATAAGGCCGACGCCCAATCCCGCGTACAGGTCGGCGACGTCGCCACCTACGACCACGAGTTCGAGTTCATCCATGGCAGCGTCGCTACCGCACGAGCGTTCGACAACAAAGGCGGCTCCTACATCGTCGGCGAAACCCTACGTCGTCTCGCCAAGGAAAAGGACAAGCTGCAAGCCAAAGTCATCTCCGTCGCCAACGCCCAAGAGGAAGTCGGCGTGCGCGGAGCCATGATTTCAACCTACAACGCCGCCCCCACCTTCGCCGTGGCCGTCGACGTTGGCCACGCCACCGACCACCCCGACTGCGACAAACGCAAGTTCGGCGAATTCAAGCTCGGCGGTGGCCCCATCATTACGCGAGGCCCCAACATCAACCCCATCGTCTACCAAAAACTGGTCGAAGCGGCCGAAGCGAACGACATCCCTTACCAGCTCGAAAGCGATCCACGCCCCACCGGCACCGACGCCCGAGCCATTCAAGTCGCCGGCCCAGGCGTCGCCACTGGCCTCATTTGCCTGCCCCTGCGCTACATGCACACGCCTAGCGAAGTCATCGACCTGCAAGATGCAGAACACTGTATCCAACTCTTGGTTGCCTTCGCGAAAAACCTGAAATCCGGCGAAACCGGTATTTGGTAAAGCTCCGATCCCTCTAGCCAGAGCCTAGTCGGGCTGCGAGATCCCGCCTACACTCGACTAAGGGCTTTGGCAATTTCATCGAGACTACTCCGTTCGCCACCCCCAAAGCCTTCGCCCGAAGACTCCTGCAAATGGATGGCTTCCGCCTTCCAAGCCTCCAAGACAGACCGCTTCTCTTCCTGCGTCAGCTCGGCATCCGACAAAACTTCGAGTGGCCGGCTGTACGTCGCCTCTGGATTTCGCTGCGCTTCTCTAAATTTCGATTTCATGACGGTAGTCTACAACCAAACCCAAGATCTCGCAACCACACCCTAGATCAAGTCATCCCCGCACTCGTGGAAACGCTCGCAAGGACTTGGAGAGCAACACCTAAAGAATCCCCTTAACGCGGCCTAACCTACTTTATATAGCCCGGTTTCCCGCCTAGCCAACCTGCCACCATCACTCCGATCGCCGGCAAAACCAAGAAGCCAAAGGCGATATGCCAGCTGCCGCTACTTTCGCTGAGCCAACCGACGAACCATGGAAAAGGCGCGGCCAACGAGTACCCAATCGTCTGGGCCATCGCGGATAAGTAGCCTGCCGTATTTGCATCCCAACTACGAAGCGCAATCAATAGCAACACCACGCCGAATCCGGCATTCAAGCCCAAGCCCAGGCATATTGTCGCGCCCCCTACCCATCCCAAGGGCAACCATAAGATCCCACAAATACTTAGGGCCGTCAATGCGCCGCATCCAGCGGCAACCCAGCTCTGGGAACGTAGCCTTCCCGCCCAAGTAGGCAAAGTGAGACTCGCCACGCAACCGCACAACTGCATCACAGTTGGCCATGTATAAGACGCCGACTCCCCCATACCGCGTTCTTGGAGCACGATCGGCAACCAAGCCGAACTCGCGTAAAACAAAAGCGACTGCATCCCCATGAAAGCCGTCACCTGCCAGGCTCTCACATTTCGAGCGAGCTGGGCCAGCGGCCTGAAAGGATTCGTGTACTCACGCGCTTTCGGCTTCCTGAGTACTTGCGGAATCCAGAGGACAAGAGGGCTTAAAGCCGCTAGCCCCCAAAACCCTAGCGACGCGCTCCAACCGCCCGCAAACGTTTCCGCCATCGGTACCGCCAGGGCAAAGCCCAGCGCCGCGCCGACGTTCATGGCCGTGGAATAGAGACTCGTCATCACACCCAAGCGATCCGGATAACGGCTTTTCACTACACCAGGCAGAAGCACGTTTCCGAAAGCGATCCCCATTCCCACCAGCAAGGGACCGCCCACCCGAGCGGCAACGCCCCCGTCTCCCGCCAGGCCCCAAGTGCGGATAAAGCACCCCGCCGCCAATACAACCAAGCCGAGCGCCAAGGCTCGGGCAAAACCGAGCCAGCTCCCTACCGCGCCTGCTAAAACACTAGCCCCTCCAAACAAGAGAAGCGGCAGGGTCGATTGCAGCCCAATCGTCTCCACATCGACCCCATCGGCTATCATCCGATCCACCAACGGCGCGATTCCCGTAATCGCCGGCCGTAGATTGGTTCCAATCAACAACAAGCCGCCGACCAGAAAAACGTGCCCCCAAACCGAAGCGCGCCTACTCACAACGCTTCTTCCCCTTGCTCGCATCGTCGCGAGTCAAATCATCCGGCCCAAACTCAGGGCAGCACGATCCCCGCACCAAGTAACAGCTGTCGCAAACGGTCCAATTCCCCGAGCGCTCCTTTCGCGAAAACTCCACACCGCAACGCTGGCAGCGCGGCATCTCCTCGCCTCGTAAACTCCCTCCATCCAATCCCGCCATTTCCGAAGATAGGCCCGCCCGATGAATCACGTCAACCAAGGCCTTCTCCTCGTCGCAAATGCATAGCTCCCTAAAACCCGAAAGCGCTGCCCCCCCCCCATTCCTAGTCCCCACAAAGCGACCCAACCTAGGTCGATGGCCCCAAGCAAAATGACCGCCACGCAAACCCAACCCGATTTACCTTATCGCCGACTCTAGCAACTTCATAACTGCCCACCGACTCGTCCTCTCAGCCTCCTCGTAGTCCAGCTTGCAGATATCCCGCAAAGAAACCAACATGTCCGCTCCCAGCATGCCAGCCAAAGAGTGCCGCAGCATATTGTATTCAGAATACTCCAACACTTCTTTCACTGGTTCCAATGCAATATCAATCAACAGCAAACGCCGTCCTCCCCTCGAATCACTTTTTCCACCGGTTTCCACCCACTCCGCGAGGGCGCTGCCAAGAAATCGACGGAAGGCAGGCTCGGTCTCCCTTCCGTTTTTCCACATAGCCGCGTGTAGATGCATCACACGCTGCACCACGTCGCTCGGATGAAGCTTCGAAGGGTCGAATTCCAGAGAATGCCACGCGGCATCCAGCCCCGCTTCAAAAACCAACTTCTCCGTATTTGCAAAGTACCGGTAAGCCGTCGCGCGCGAAACGCCTGCTTGCTCCGCTACCGCCTCAATGCTAGGAACCTTCCCTTCATCCAGCAACTCGCGCGTCGCCTGCAACAACTGCTGCCGCGTGCGCAACTTCTGCTTGGAGCGTCCCTTGCTGAGGTCGAAAGTTGACATTAAGGCTGTACCTTATGAGACGCCTGTCTCATAACAAGACAAAATCTCACCTGCCACTCAACTCCTTGCTCTCCATGAGAAAATATCCCCTCGGCACAGAAGTCTGGTTCATCGGCCACAAGGTTCGCCCTCTCCAATCCACCGGCGCCTACGCCACTGCTGACGTCTACGTCACTCCCAAGGTCCCGGGGCCTCCACCCCACTACCACGAAAAGGCGAACGAACTTTACTACGTGCTCGAAGGCACCATGGAGTTCCTGCGCGGAGAAGAGTGGTACACCGTCACTGCGGGCGAGAACTTCCTGATTCCCAAGGGCACCATCCACTCCTTCCGCAACAACGGCGACACCGCCACCCGCTTCCTCACCATTCACGATCCCGGCGAGGGCGCCGATAACCTCTTCCTCAGCTTTAGCTTCGCCACCGACGAGGAGAACGCCTTCGAGAATTCCGTATCCGACGAAACCATACAGCAAGTCCTCGCCGCCTGCGAAGCCAACGACATGTTCCTAGCCGGCCCTGAGCCTGCCTGAGCTCAATACGCCGCGCGGTATTTCGCGATATGAATTCCCTACGCCGTTTCGCCTTTGCTTTAGCCCCTCTACTTTGCGTGCCGTTCGTAGGCGCCGAAGACAACCTCAACTACGTCTCCGTAGAACAGGTTCAAGCGCTCGGATACAGTATCCGAGTAACTCATACAGGAACGTCTTCCGACAAGCATTCCGGATCCCTCCGCACCACCGACGGGCGCCTCGACCTAGCCTATGAAACCTCAGGGCTCGACCAGTTCGACAATCCCTGGAGCACCACTGCCACGGCCGACTTGGATAGCGACTACACGCTCGAGAACGACGGACAATCCCTTAGTTTTTCCGGCACCGCCAGCACCGTCCTCACCTTTGTCGAAGATAACCCCGCTCCCAATATAGACGGCTTCTGGCACTCCAAATCCACCTGGAACGAACCAGCAATCCCGCTTCTCGACGGCAACAAGGTCGTGCTCGAATTTAAGGTCGACAAATTTTGGACCGACTACGAGCTGAACTTCGAAATCCTCAGCAACACCGACGCCAGCTGCCGCGCCTATTTCCTGAAGCAGGAATACAACGCATCGGAGGGCGGCTACTTCTTCTACGTCCACGAGAACCTCAGCGCCATTAACGAGAACCTCAGCTCCACCGGCATGCTCGAGGAAGGCTTCTACCAACTCATTGTCATTATCCGAGGAAACAAGAACTGCGATGCCTCCGTCTCCTACTCTCTCGAACTCACCCCCAACCCCGACGATCCCCTCATCCTAGATCCTCCTCCTGGCGGATACACCCACCCGGATATCGGCGACCTGAGGAAGGATTCCGAAAAACTCGTGGTCAAGAATCCAGTCATTGTTTCCGAAACCGATCTCGGCGACGGCACTACCGAGCTCGAAGTCTCCGCCGAAGTCGAAAACACCAGCACCAGCAAGTGGTCGCGAGCTCACCTCGACATCGAATTCCAGGTGGAGGAAGCCCCTCCCCTCGTATCCACCACCTCCGTTACCTTCGAGTTCATAGAAGCCAACGAAACCGTATCCACGACACCGGATACCAACTTAAAGGTCGTAGTCGCCAACGAACACCTGGAAACCGTCAAGGCCAGCATTCTCGACACCTCCCGCTTCACCACCGACGCCCGCGAACTCTGGTCCTTCAACTACCCGCCAGTCCCCTACGACTTCCACGAATCTTTCACCGGCTCCGGAGACATTTTGACTTACGATTCCTATCCCCCCGTATCGCGAGGCGAGCTGCTCATCGCGCTGCCAGACAGGTATCCAGTGCCACCTCTGGTCATCGATGACACCATCCCTCCCCAGTACTCCCAAAGCGCCGACAAACAGATGCCCTTCCTCGTAGCAGGCGTTACCGCCCCCTCCCCCGCATCTCTCGACACCACCCACTACCTAAATGGCGAACAAGTCGACGCCCTCGACCACATGATCGACGGCACTATTGTATCCAGCCTGCCCCGCATCCATCCAGCCACCGGCATCGACAGCACCGGCCCCTTCGGCCAAGCCGGCCCCGCCTACTACCCTTTGCCGCTGCATTTCAATCGCATCCCCATCTCCACCGATTTCGAGCTCAGCGGCTCCTTCGCCGTCGTGCCGGACGACTTCCGCGTTGAGCTCAGCATGGCTGCAGGCGAAGTGAAATCCCTCTACGCCGAAGGCACTCTCGT encodes:
- a CDS encoding TetR/AcrR family transcriptional regulator; the encoded protein is MSTFDLSKGRSKQKLRTRQQLLQATRELLDEGKVPSIEAVAEQAGVSRATAYRYFANTEKLVFEAGLDAAWHSLEFDPSKLHPSDVVQRVMHLHAAMWKNGRETEPAFRRFLGSALAEWVETGGKSDSRGGRRLLLIDIALEPVKEVLEYSEYNMLRHSLAGMLGADMLVSLRDICKLDYEEAERTSRWAVMKLLESAIR
- a CDS encoding M20/M25/M40 family metallo-hydrolase; the protein is MQAPEFLLELLTAKSPSGAEQQAQAAYDKYVEPASDLYQKDTIGNRIGILNPDAETSVLFAGHLDELGLQINYIDDNGFLYFQTLGGHDRIVISGRRVLIQTKNGVVKGVTGKRAVHLMDAKDREKVPQIHEMWIDIAAKDKADAQSRVQVGDVATYDHEFEFIHGSVATARAFDNKGGSYIVGETLRRLAKEKDKLQAKVISVANAQEEVGVRGAMISTYNAAPTFAVAVDVGHATDHPDCDKRKFGEFKLGGGPIITRGPNINPIVYQKLVEAAEANDIPYQLESDPRPTGTDARAIQVAGPGVATGLICLPLRYMHTPSEVIDLQDAEHCIQLLVAFAKNLKSGETGIW
- a CDS encoding cupin domain-containing protein, with the translated sequence MRKYPLGTEVWFIGHKVRPLQSTGAYATADVYVTPKVPGPPPHYHEKANELYYVLEGTMEFLRGEEWYTVTAGENFLIPKGTIHSFRNNGDTATRFLTIHDPGEGADNLFLSFSFATDEENAFENSVSDETIQQVLAACEANDMFLAGPEPA
- a CDS encoding MFS transporter, whose amino-acid sequence is MSRRASVWGHVFLVGGLLLIGTNLRPAITGIAPLVDRMIADGVDVETIGLQSTLPLLLFGGASVLAGAVGSWLGFARALALGLVVLAAGCFIRTWGLAGDGGVAARVGGPLLVGMGIAFGNVLLPGVVKSRYPDRLGVMTSLYSTAMNVGAALGFALAVPMAETFAGGWSASLGFWGLAALSPLVLWIPQVLRKPKAREYTNPFRPLAQLARNVRAWQVTAFMGMQSLLFYASSAWLPIVLQERGMGESASYTWPTVMQLCGCVASLTLPTWAGRLRSQSWVAAGCGALTALSICGILWLPLGWVGGATICLGLGLNAGFGVVLLLIALRSWDANTAGYLSAMAQTIGYSLAAPFPWFVGWLSESSGSWHIAFGFLVLPAIGVMVAGWLGGKPGYIK